In Streptomyces violaceusniger Tu 4113, one DNA window encodes the following:
- a CDS encoding transposase, translating to MPAPRKYPLELRDRAVRMYRAAEPKPVIRRMAEELGVHHEALRNWIRQAEADAGERGDILTTAEREELAALRKENAQLKRANEVLRTASAFFAAQLDPTRPR from the coding sequence ATGCCTGCCCCGAGGAAATACCCGCTGGAGTTGCGTGACCGCGCGGTCCGCATGTATCGCGCCGCCGAGCCGAAGCCCGTCATCCGCCGTATGGCAGAGGAACTCGGGGTGCATCACGAGGCTCTGCGCAACTGGATCCGTCAGGCCGAGGCTGATGCCGGTGAGCGAGGCGACATTCTCACCACCGCCGAGCGTGAGGAGCTGGCTGCTCTGCGGAAGGAGAATGCCCAGCTCAAGCGGGCGAACGAGGTCCTGCGGACGGCCTCAGCTTTTTTCGCGGCCCAGCTCGACCCGACCCGGCCCAGGTGA
- a CDS encoding IS3 family transposase gives MTALVDAHPHLGVEPVLRELSIPSSTYYRWRQAEKEPCKRRRQDAELTGKIRQVHADSGGIYGSPRVHAVLRREGIHVGRKRIERLMRQAGLAGISPRRGKGFTRRDPDAEPAPDLVQRDFTANVPNRLWVTDLTMIATEEGPLWLSAIRDAFSRRVVAWETSARADADLVLTTLEYALASREVAPGELIHHADHGCQYTSVKLTTRLVRAGIQASMGSVGDSFDNALAENLWMVIKTECIRGRVFPTRAEANLTLFEYIDGFYNPRRIQKRLGYLSPIEYEEKHYASQATAEQVNLKPRQPSLTS, from the coding sequence GTGACCGCGCTCGTCGATGCGCACCCGCACCTGGGGGTCGAGCCCGTACTCCGGGAACTTTCCATCCCCTCCTCCACCTACTACCGCTGGCGCCAGGCCGAGAAGGAGCCATGCAAGCGACGCCGCCAGGACGCCGAGCTCACCGGGAAGATCCGGCAGGTCCACGCCGACTCCGGCGGGATCTACGGCTCACCCCGCGTGCACGCCGTCCTCCGGCGTGAAGGCATCCACGTCGGCCGCAAACGCATTGAACGGCTCATGCGCCAAGCCGGCCTGGCCGGGATCAGTCCCCGGCGGGGCAAGGGCTTCACCCGACGTGACCCGGACGCGGAACCGGCCCCTGACCTGGTGCAACGCGACTTCACCGCGAACGTGCCGAACCGGCTGTGGGTCACGGACCTGACCATGATCGCGACGGAGGAGGGCCCGCTGTGGCTGTCCGCGATCCGCGACGCGTTCTCCCGCCGGGTGGTGGCCTGGGAAACCTCCGCCCGCGCAGACGCCGATCTGGTCCTGACCACGCTGGAGTATGCCCTGGCCAGCCGCGAAGTCGCCCCCGGTGAGCTCATTCACCATGCCGACCACGGCTGTCAGTACACGTCCGTGAAGCTCACGACACGCCTGGTCAGGGCCGGTATCCAGGCGTCCATGGGCTCGGTCGGCGACTCGTTCGACAATGCCCTGGCGGAGAACCTGTGGATGGTCATCAAGACCGAGTGCATCCGCGGCCGCGTCTTCCCCACCAGAGCCGAAGCGAACCTCACGCTCTTCGAGTACATCGACGGCTTCTATAACCCCCGCCGCATCCAGAAACGGCTCGGCTACCTCAGCCCGATCGAGTACGAGGAGAAGCATTACGCCAGCCAGGCAACGGCCGAACAAGTGAACCTGAAACCACGTCAACCCTCCCTGACCAGCTAG
- a CDS encoding ATP-binding protein, translating into MQAGNVSGGINFYQRVPGESASLIPRQLPADVHAFVNRSDELNQLDAILTSQSGDRLVVSIHVVAGTAGAGKTSLVLHWAHQVKDRFPDGQLFVNLRGYDPGEPVIADQALRRFLRALGVPADQIPQDVDDAAALYRSEVPPLYGGG; encoded by the coding sequence GTGCAGGCCGGCAACGTCTCGGGCGGCATCAATTTTTACCAGCGGGTGCCGGGGGAGTCGGCCAGCCTCATACCACGCCAGCTTCCGGCTGATGTGCATGCCTTTGTCAACCGCAGCGACGAACTGAATCAGCTTGATGCGATCCTGACCAGCCAAAGCGGCGACCGACTGGTTGTCTCGATCCATGTAGTGGCCGGCACGGCAGGTGCGGGGAAAACCTCGCTGGTGCTGCACTGGGCTCACCAAGTCAAGGACCGCTTTCCCGACGGTCAGCTCTTCGTCAATCTGCGTGGCTACGACCCCGGCGAACCCGTCATCGCAGACCAGGCACTACGCCGATTCTTGCGCGCGCTCGGCGTGCCTGCCGACCAAATCCCCCAGGACGTCGATGATGCCGCCGCTTTGTACCGCTCTGAGGTTCCCCCGCTGTACGGGGGTGGCTGA
- a CDS encoding DUF6879 family protein, producing the protein MLDLRAPALPVDRGEPLDDDAYVSDFRTRRRAIRHGESWKLERLQHFEEKDSPTRDALRRGDWDEALRLFEARREATQKAAEEDRRNGSPFHRLRVVEEPLTPYMQWELHSLHVRAEAGHPTRVLPAKEVAAAETDRLLPEFVILDNLTFYEILYTETGAFESARRFTDPEIVKPWVTYVKQAWAVAEDIRSYFERAVVHLPPPPAA; encoded by the coding sequence ATGCTTGATCTTCGCGCCCCCGCGCTCCCGGTCGACCGAGGCGAACCACTCGATGACGACGCCTATGTCAGTGACTTCCGGACACGGCGCAGGGCCATCCGTCACGGCGAGTCCTGGAAGTTGGAACGGCTGCAACACTTCGAAGAGAAGGACAGCCCCACCCGGGACGCGCTCCGTCGAGGCGACTGGGACGAAGCGCTCCGGCTCTTCGAAGCGAGGCGTGAGGCCACACAGAAGGCGGCTGAAGAGGACCGGCGGAACGGCTCCCCATTCCATCGCTTGCGCGTGGTGGAAGAGCCGCTGACGCCATACATGCAATGGGAGCTGCACTCGCTCCACGTCCGCGCGGAGGCCGGGCACCCTACCCGTGTACTGCCCGCGAAGGAAGTTGCCGCCGCTGAGACCGATCGCCTTCTGCCCGAGTTCGTCATTCTCGACAATCTCACCTTTTATGAGATTCTCTACACTGAGACCGGAGCCTTCGAGAGTGCCCGTCGTTTCACCGACCCCGAGATCGTAAAACCTTGGGTGACTTACGTGAAGCAGGCCTGGGCTGTAGCGGAGGATATCCGATCCTACTTCGAGCGCGCGGTGGTGCACCTTCCGCCGCCCCCGGCGGCATGA
- a CDS encoding PQQ-dependent sugar dehydrogenase, whose protein sequence is MAPIPRRPRRAVGAFLAAATAALTITLPNISAAQPSAAKAAAAPVRYEAESAVISEGTAESNHAGYSGSGFVNFDNAAGTYVEFTVNAPAAGSATLTLGYTNGTAADRPLDIAVGGDQAVDDLAFPSTDTWTNWESVTTTVTLKAGANTIRTTSAAAEGGPNLDYIDVTTADGPAGTDYEAESAKISQGAVESNHDGHSGSGFVNFDVVAGAYVEFTVDAAQAGPARLDFRYASASADRPLDIAVGGGTVADDLSFPATGAWTTWKTVGVNATLKAGANTVRATTSGADGPNLDKLTVTPTGPADTERPTAPANLRKDKEPTATTVSLAWDAATDNVGVTGYDIYQHGQLMKKVGADVLAATVENLDPETSYDWTVFARDAAGNASEASNAVTIATEPAPPDTEPPTAPANLASPSKTATTVDLGWSASSDNVKVTGYEIYRDGVLSGTSETTSTSVAGLTPNTAYAFKVRAYDLKGNKSPFTAEITVTTSGTQPGGTPDPGTVSTIASGVDVAWGLGFLPDGTGIFTERNTFNVYKLTKSGTKTLVGKVPNSQTTGGEGGLLGLEISPTFATDHYLYFVHTSSEGNRIARMTLENNTLSGYKVLLQGMEKSRFHNGGRLRFGPDGKLYASMGDAQTESRAQDRNSLNGKILRINPDGSIPSDNPFGNAVWSLGHRNPQGLDFDSKGRLWESEFGNSVMDEVNLIQKGGNYGWPNCEGTDGDCSDSSYIAPKKTWSTSSASPSGLTIINDHVFVATTVGKRVYRMRIDSSANLVEQKTYFQGSYDRLRTVEVDHDGDIWLTTSTDKDGTDGNDRILRIDIVYSDDGTAGEFKLSSGAFKDNATIPDRHTCAGDGTAGQDPSPPLAWGAGTTGARGWAIVFADVANSGNKLHWAIWDIPAAKLSLPEALASGFNVPGQGGAKQKAMGSGANAQQYFGPCPGGSTHPYTFTLYALNSATVPGINSGSSMAQIETAIKNASTANVKLRGNSDAGT, encoded by the coding sequence GTGGCGCCCATCCCCCGCAGACCGCGCCGAGCGGTCGGTGCCTTCCTGGCCGCGGCCACCGCGGCCTTGACCATCACGCTGCCGAACATCAGCGCGGCCCAGCCCTCCGCCGCGAAGGCCGCCGCCGCACCCGTGCGGTACGAGGCCGAGTCCGCGGTCATCTCCGAGGGGACGGCCGAGTCCAACCACGCCGGCTACTCCGGCTCCGGATTCGTCAACTTCGACAACGCGGCCGGGACGTACGTCGAGTTCACGGTGAACGCCCCGGCCGCGGGCAGCGCCACCCTGACCCTCGGCTACACCAACGGCACAGCCGCCGACCGCCCGCTGGACATCGCCGTGGGCGGCGACCAGGCGGTGGACGACCTGGCGTTCCCGTCCACCGACACCTGGACCAACTGGGAGTCCGTGACCACCACGGTCACCCTCAAGGCCGGTGCCAACACCATCCGCACCACCTCGGCGGCGGCCGAGGGCGGCCCCAACCTCGACTACATCGACGTCACCACCGCCGACGGACCGGCCGGAACCGACTACGAGGCCGAATCCGCCAAGATCTCCCAGGGCGCCGTCGAGTCCAACCACGACGGCCACTCCGGCTCCGGATTCGTCAACTTCGACGTCGTCGCGGGCGCCTACGTCGAATTCACCGTCGACGCGGCACAGGCCGGTCCCGCCCGGCTCGACTTCCGTTACGCCAGCGCCTCCGCCGACCGCCCGCTCGACATCGCCGTGGGCGGCGGCACCGTCGCCGACGATCTCTCCTTCCCGGCGACCGGCGCCTGGACCACCTGGAAGACGGTCGGCGTGAACGCCACGCTCAAGGCCGGCGCCAACACGGTCCGCGCGACCACCTCCGGCGCCGACGGCCCCAACCTCGACAAGCTGACCGTCACCCCGACCGGCCCCGCCGACACCGAGCGGCCGACCGCCCCCGCGAATCTGCGCAAGGACAAGGAGCCGACGGCCACCACCGTCTCGCTGGCCTGGGACGCGGCCACCGACAATGTGGGCGTCACCGGCTACGACATCTACCAGCACGGCCAGTTGATGAAGAAGGTCGGCGCGGACGTCCTCGCGGCGACCGTCGAGAACCTCGACCCCGAGACCTCGTACGACTGGACCGTCTTCGCGCGGGACGCGGCCGGGAACGCCTCGGAGGCATCCAACGCCGTCACCATCGCGACCGAGCCCGCACCGCCCGACACCGAGCCGCCGACCGCCCCGGCCAACCTGGCCTCCCCCTCGAAGACGGCCACGACCGTCGATCTGGGCTGGTCCGCGTCGAGCGACAACGTCAAGGTCACGGGCTACGAGATCTACCGTGACGGCGTGCTGTCCGGCACCTCCGAGACCACCTCCACCAGCGTCGCGGGCCTGACCCCGAACACCGCGTACGCCTTCAAGGTCAGGGCGTACGACCTCAAGGGCAACAAGTCCCCCTTCACGGCCGAGATCACGGTGACCACCTCCGGAACCCAGCCGGGCGGCACCCCCGACCCCGGTACGGTCAGCACCATCGCCAGCGGCGTGGACGTGGCCTGGGGCCTGGGCTTCCTGCCCGACGGCACCGGCATCTTCACCGAGCGCAACACCTTCAACGTCTACAAGCTGACCAAGTCCGGCACGAAGACCCTGGTCGGCAAGGTGCCCAACTCCCAGACCACCGGCGGCGAGGGCGGTCTGCTGGGCCTCGAGATCTCCCCGACCTTCGCCACCGACCACTACCTCTACTTCGTGCACACCTCCAGTGAGGGCAACCGCATCGCCCGGATGACGCTGGAGAACAACACCCTCAGCGGCTACAAGGTGCTGCTCCAGGGCATGGAGAAGAGCCGCTTCCACAACGGCGGACGGCTGCGCTTCGGCCCCGACGGCAAGCTGTACGCCTCCATGGGCGACGCCCAGACCGAATCGCGGGCGCAGGACCGGAACTCGCTCAACGGCAAGATCCTCAGGATCAACCCCGACGGCTCGATCCCGTCCGACAACCCCTTCGGCAACGCCGTCTGGTCGCTGGGCCACCGCAATCCGCAGGGCCTGGACTTCGACTCCAAGGGCCGGCTGTGGGAGTCCGAGTTCGGCAACAGCGTCATGGACGAGGTCAACCTCATCCAGAAGGGCGGCAACTACGGCTGGCCCAACTGCGAGGGCACCGACGGCGACTGCTCGGACTCCAGCTACATCGCGCCGAAGAAGACCTGGTCCACCTCCTCGGCCTCGCCCAGCGGGCTGACGATCATCAATGACCATGTCTTCGTCGCCACCACCGTGGGGAAGCGCGTCTACCGGATGCGCATCGACTCCTCCGCGAACCTCGTCGAGCAGAAGACGTACTTCCAGGGCAGCTACGACCGGCTGCGTACGGTCGAGGTCGACCACGACGGCGACATCTGGCTCACCACCTCCACCGACAAGGACGGCACCGACGGCAACGACCGCATTCTGCGGATCGACATCGTCTACTCGGACGACGGCACCGCCGGTGAGTTCAAGCTGAGCAGCGGCGCCTTCAAGGACAACGCGACCATCCCGGACCGCCACACCTGCGCCGGCGACGGAACCGCGGGCCAGGACCCCTCGCCCCCGCTCGCCTGGGGCGCCGGAACCACCGGCGCACGCGGCTGGGCCATCGTCTTCGCCGATGTCGCGAACAGCGGCAACAAGCTCCACTGGGCGATCTGGGACATCCCGGCGGCCAAGCTCTCCCTGCCCGAGGCCCTGGCGTCCGGATTCAACGTTCCAGGCCAGGGCGGCGCCAAGCAAAAAGCCATGGGCAGCGGCGCCAACGCCCAGCAGTACTTCGGCCCCTGCCCCGGCGGTTCGACCCATCCGTACACCTTCACGCTCTACGCCCTGAACAGCGCGACCGTGCCCGGGATCAACTCCGGCTCGTCGATGGCCCAGATCGAGACGGCGATCAAGAACGCGAGCACGGCGAACGTGAAACTGCGCGGCAACTCGGACGCGGGAACGTAG
- a CDS encoding MarR family winged helix-turn-helix transcriptional regulator, with the protein MREAGNQEAGEPAAGPAPEPAPEAGVEDLAQAADRLFYAMRRSRAATVGQSAVGLSMSQVALLDPLAQDAEGDGLPVGRLAAGAEVSVPTATRMLQQLEAKGVITRRRSPQDERQVLVRLTEEGAERLMAMRTELRARQYEALSQFTPQERRALTAQLHRLTGMISATIPGPAGTP; encoded by the coding sequence ATGCGAGAGGCAGGCAACCAAGAGGCGGGCGAACCAGCGGCCGGTCCCGCGCCGGAACCGGCCCCCGAGGCGGGCGTGGAAGACCTGGCCCAGGCCGCCGACCGGCTCTTCTACGCCATGCGGCGCTCGCGGGCCGCCACCGTCGGCCAGTCCGCCGTCGGCCTGTCCATGTCGCAGGTGGCCCTACTCGACCCCTTGGCGCAGGACGCCGAGGGGGACGGCCTGCCGGTCGGCCGCCTCGCGGCCGGTGCCGAGGTCAGCGTGCCCACCGCGACCCGCATGCTCCAGCAACTGGAGGCCAAGGGTGTGATCACGCGGCGTCGCTCCCCGCAGGACGAGCGCCAGGTCCTCGTCCGCCTCACCGAAGAAGGCGCCGAACGCCTCATGGCGATGCGGACGGAGCTGCGGGCGCGTCAGTACGAGGCGCTGTCGCAGTTCACCCCGCAGGAGCGCCGCGCCCTGACCGCGCAACTGCACCGCCTGACCGGCATGATCAGCGCAACCATCCCGGGCCCGGCGGGCACTCCATAG
- a CDS encoding amidohydrolase family protein yields the protein MTFPARIDVHQHIVPPIWAETLAAHGLDSGGWAIPAWSPTDAIAMMDRQGIATGVLSVTAPGVHLGNDAQARDLARAVNEYGAEVVRDHPGRFGHFASVPLPDVDAALAETTHALDTLGADGVVLMSNAHGRYLGDPDFEPLWAEIDRRGATVFVHPAQPPMPLLPGTPAPLADYVFDTTRTALNLVLNGVMSRYPNMRVILSHGGGFLPYAAYRFSGLTSTVVDRDRDREAEDILRDLKRFYFDTALSASPSALPALLAFAEPGHVLYGSDWPFAPENAGTYYNHYLETYPDYAPGQAEAIDRGNAEALFPRLVR from the coding sequence ATGACCTTCCCCGCCCGTATCGATGTCCACCAGCACATCGTTCCGCCCATCTGGGCCGAAACCCTCGCCGCGCACGGCCTCGACTCCGGCGGCTGGGCCATCCCCGCCTGGAGCCCGACCGACGCCATCGCGATGATGGACCGGCAGGGCATCGCCACCGGCGTCCTGTCGGTCACCGCCCCCGGCGTCCATCTGGGCAACGACGCACAGGCGCGCGACCTCGCCCGCGCCGTCAACGAGTACGGCGCCGAGGTCGTCAGGGACCACCCCGGCCGCTTCGGCCACTTCGCCAGCGTCCCGCTGCCCGACGTCGACGCCGCCCTGGCCGAGACCACGCACGCGCTGGACACCCTCGGCGCCGACGGCGTCGTCCTGATGTCCAACGCCCACGGCCGCTACCTCGGCGACCCCGACTTCGAACCGCTGTGGGCCGAAATCGACCGCCGCGGCGCCACCGTCTTCGTCCACCCCGCCCAGCCGCCGATGCCGCTGCTGCCCGGCACCCCCGCCCCGCTCGCCGACTACGTCTTCGACACCACCCGCACCGCCCTCAACCTGGTGCTGAACGGCGTCATGAGCCGCTACCCGAACATGCGCGTGATCCTCTCCCACGGCGGCGGCTTCCTGCCCTACGCCGCGTACCGCTTCTCCGGCCTGACCTCCACCGTCGTCGACCGCGACCGCGACCGCGAGGCCGAGGACATCCTGCGCGACCTGAAGCGGTTCTACTTCGACACCGCCCTGTCCGCGAGCCCCAGCGCCCTGCCCGCGCTGCTGGCCTTCGCCGAGCCCGGTCACGTCCTCTACGGCAGCGACTGGCCCTTCGCACCCGAGAACGCCGGGACCTACTACAACCACTACCTGGAGACCTACCCCGACTACGCCCCCGGCCAGGCCGAGGCCATCGACCGCGGCAACGCCGAGGCGCTCTTCCCCCGCCTCGTCCGCTGA
- a CDS encoding carboxymuconolactone decarboxylase family protein has protein sequence MDARLNLFGNPLLGTFLKHINSAGKAVTGSALPAATQELVKLRASQINGCGFCTDMHTKDAAKAGETSTRLNLVAVWRESTVFTDAERAALELAEQGTRIADAAGGVTDEAWANAAKHYDEEQLAALVAIIAIINTYNRLNVIVQQPAGDYQPGQFG, from the coding sequence ATGGATGCTCGCTTGAATCTCTTCGGCAACCCGCTCCTCGGCACGTTCCTGAAGCACATCAACTCCGCGGGCAAGGCGGTCACGGGCTCGGCGCTGCCGGCCGCGACGCAGGAGCTGGTGAAGCTCCGCGCCAGCCAGATCAACGGCTGCGGCTTCTGCACCGACATGCACACCAAGGACGCCGCGAAGGCCGGGGAGACCTCGACGCGCCTCAACCTCGTCGCGGTCTGGCGGGAGTCCACGGTGTTCACCGACGCCGAGCGCGCCGCCCTGGAGCTGGCGGAGCAGGGCACCCGCATCGCCGACGCGGCCGGTGGTGTCACGGACGAGGCGTGGGCGAACGCGGCGAAGCACTACGACGAGGAACAGCTCGCCGCCCTGGTGGCCATCATCGCCATCATCAACACCTACAACCGCCTGAACGTCATCGTCCAGCAGCCCGCCGGCGACTACCAGCCCGGCCAGTTCGGCTGA
- a CDS encoding MmcQ/YjbR family DNA-binding protein, with product MTPEQLRSFCLSFNAVVEEFPFSRHPEVAAFKVVGKIFALTTLDARPLTVNLKCDPADAGRLREGHPELIIPGWHMNKRHWNTVTVDGGLPDRLVRELIEDSYDLVVAGLPKAERLRLDRP from the coding sequence GTGACCCCCGAACAACTGCGGTCCTTCTGCCTCTCCTTCAACGCGGTGGTGGAGGAGTTCCCGTTCTCCCGTCACCCGGAGGTCGCGGCCTTCAAGGTGGTCGGCAAGATCTTCGCCCTGACGACACTGGACGCCCGCCCCCTCACGGTGAATCTGAAGTGCGACCCGGCGGACGCGGGCCGGCTCCGTGAGGGGCATCCGGAGTTGATCATCCCGGGGTGGCATATGAACAAGCGCCACTGGAACACGGTGACGGTCGACGGCGGCCTCCCGGACCGGCTGGTCCGGGAGCTCATCGAGGACTCCTACGACCTGGTGGTCGCGGGGCTGCCGAAGGCCGAGCGCCTCCGGCTCGACCGCCCATGA